GCATCCAGACCAGTGCGATCGCGATCGATCGCGACCCAGAGTTTTCAAGGTCCGTCCTAAGTACTAGGGGAGCAGCGATAACCCGGAGGTAAGATCACCAGCGCAAAGCATCCCtaaccttctcctcctcctgctgacACCCTCCCCTCAACTCTCTGCTTATGCCGGAAGCCATCCTTACACAACCTGGTGCAAACAACCTTGGCGCGGGACGCAGCCAAAGAACACGAGATGCCATTTCTCAGCCCAATTGGAAAGAGACCGGGAGCACCAGTTCCCTGACCCCCTCAGCCCCACCGCCTGCCGCCCCCTGGTACTGACcagctccttcttcctcttctcctctttcaCGTCGGTCTTCTTGATCTCTGCCTTGAAGGCCTCCGCCTCGCCATTCTGGTCGTCCTTGGCCAGCAGGTCCATGAGGTAGGCGATGTAGCTGGTGGCCAGGCGCAGGGTCTTGATTTTGGAGAGTTTGGTGTCGGCGGGTACGTTGGGGATGCACTCGCGCAGTTCGGCGAAGGCGCTGTTGATGCTCTGAGTCCTGCGCCGCTCCTTGCGGTTGGCGGTGCCTCGGCGCTTCACCGGGCGCGGCCCCCCCAGGCCCGGGGGCCCGGCGCCCGGCGGCACCCCCCCGTAATGGGAGTGGTCCAGGCCGGCGGCGCCGCTGGCATACTCGGGGCTGTAGGACAGGGCCATGCTGTAGTCGGGGGGCGACATCTCGGGGTGGCCGATGAGCCAGCCATGGAAGTAGGGGTTCTCCTCATGGCTGCAGCggctggcggcggcggcggcagctgcggcggcggcggcggcaaaCGGGTAGCCCTCGTGGTGCACCACCGGGTGGTGGGGAAAACCACCTACCAGACTCATTTCGCCCTCCGCGCCCCTCCACGCGCCCCAGCGTGCGCGCAGCCCCGCCGCGCCCTCGGCCCGGGCCCCTGCCTCAGCGCTCGGcgtcctcccccaccccccaccccccagcccccgggcGCCCGGGCCCGCCCGGCAGCCGCAGAGGGGGCTGCTGCAGCCCGGGCCCCgtccccccgcctggccagccgggCCCGCCTCAGCAGCGCTGCGGCCGCCGGCTCCCCATGGGGCGCGGCGAGCTGGTCCTGGCACCGTGCGCCCctggccgccgccgccgccgcctccggtTCCCGCCTTGCTCCACGGCCCGCGCTTCGGCTCCTGCTTCCCGGGCTGCTGCGCGGAGGCAGAATCCTCTCGTGCTCATACAAAGGTGCCGGGGCTCCCGCGAGGCTGGTACGCGGAGTCTCGGGAATCCAAGCCCAGGCCGCGGTCCTGGCACCGAAGCTAACC
This DNA window, taken from Pan troglodytes isolate AG18354 chromosome 3, NHGRI_mPanTro3-v2.0_pri, whole genome shotgun sequence, encodes the following:
- the HAND2 gene encoding heart- and neural crest derivatives-expressed protein 2, translating into MSLVGGFPHHPVVHHEGYPFAAAAAAAAAAAASRCSHEENPYFHGWLIGHPEMSPPDYSMALSYSPEYASGAAGLDHSHYGGVPPGAGPPGLGGPRPVKRRGTANRKERRRTQSINSAFAELRECIPNVPADTKLSKIKTLRLATSYIAYLMDLLAKDDQNGEAEAFKAEIKKTDVKEEKRKKELNEILKSTVSSNDKKTKGRTGWPQHVWALELKQ